From the Mya arenaria isolate MELC-2E11 chromosome 17, ASM2691426v1 genome, the window ACTGTATTTCTGAATTCTGTGTCTTGATAAGTCAATAATTTAtagatacaaatgtacatatatataggATCTGCCATAGTCCGTATATAATAAACAAGTTAATTCAACGAGTTCAAGTGTTGATAGCGAATCCTTGGCCCTTTAACTAACATAGTTGCTGGATAAATTTAATAGAATCGTGTGTTTTGTGAGACtcattttattacatgcttTTCCCGTaacaaataatacttttttacttatttcacCTACGTTGATGAAAAACCGAATTTCACAAAGCAATGGACATTTCCGCAgtgcatgcatatatatattgtgatcATTTGGAGTTTAACCGGTTTATTCCAATCTTTTATGCTTCATATGTATCGTTTTTGATATCAGACTTTtctaaatgaatttatttttttatgcatgATAGATAATGAATCAGGATTTAATTCAATTccgtatataaatgtaaacagaTTTTAATGATACACTCAGTGGAGACCATGTTGGTTAAGGCTTGGCGGTTTGAGAAGGGTGCTTCACACTGCCCTTTTGGGTAGCTGTGTACTCTCCTGCCTATACAGAATTGGGTGTTTATGATAGTAATTTGTTTAAAGTAAGTATGTGTACACTTCACATCTATGGTTATGAACATATTCTGttaaaatcataacatttattctAGTACAGCCAAATACAGTGTGCTTGTTTCTCCTTAAACACGCTGTcctgtttttatgcccccacaaagtggcggcatatagggttgcccttgtccgtacgtacgtctgtctgtctgtacgtacgtacgtcccgaagattgtttccgatctaattcttgaaaaccgtttgtccaatcctcaccaaactttaaacacatgtttgtgaccataatatcttgatcaagttcgatattcatggaaatcgctttagtcatttaggagttacggcccttttttgccaaaaatacttcaaaaatatatgtttccaatctaattcttgaaaagtatgtgtccaattctcaccaaactttacatacatgattgtgaccataatatcttgatcaagttcgatagccatggaaatcgcttttgtcatttaggagttacggccctttatttaaCCTCGGTCTGTTTcttaagcattttttaaaatacttcacCCTGATCTTTTTCGACATGCAATATACGTTACATCGccttaaattcattttattccaccagatgaaagttttaaaaatatgcgAAATAAAACAGAGAGGACGATTATTCTCTTTTATTTCCTGATGTCAGCATACTTCAATGGTCGCAGTTTGCAGAATGACCATGTGTTCCGTGGCCGAACAGGCATTCAGCAAGCTACAAAAAGTAAATCACAATGTTAAATACCTATATTTTGATGGCATTTCATATAACCTTCATCGTCCCGTCCAAAGCTTCATCCAAAagagctttaaagggactagacaccagatggttgaaaaattggcaaatacagtatttcctcaacaGAATACTATAATTATCAATGCAAGCTAGTATGACGCCaattatacatcattttacataattaatttaaaatttggtTGCTGACACAGCTGAATTTACCCTTTTAAAAAGCGCATAAAGGTTAGTACCGATATATGCGATGTGATACATAAGTAAggttcaatgcgttgtacacaacgctatcaattgtatgtaagtGTTTCACAATTTCTTTCAGTTGTTTCATCTGGTGCCTAGACCCTTTATGGCTATTATACACGCTTgattaaccctttgcatgctgggtaaattgtcgtctgctcaaaaatgttgtctggtttattccaaatttctttcaatttacttaaaactttggggatatattgactgagtgtcaaacagcttggaacctgaccaggcgccgagttactcggcgtctggtctggttccaagctgtttgcaaagcctttaaaatcgccatcagcagcttaaGGATTGAGAACAGAATTATTGCCAATAAGAAGTGGTATCCAGTTCTCTTCAACGACGGAACACCGAGTTGTATCCAAACTTTGGATTATCTGTACACAGATTCCAAAGCGCTAACCATTTGGCTAAcgatacatactatatataaatttataataaatttaattattaccAAACATCAGTAACTCTGTAACGTCGAGAGAGTTCTAAGCGGTGTGAAAAACATACACACTATAAAATGGACGATTGCTTTGTAATAGCAAAtcgtggcggatccgtggtctactggtaacacacttgactatcaattcAGGTGTCGCAGgctcgattccccgtcgcatcactaaaaatactaatcgtcttccggggggacgttaaatgggggtcccgtgtgacagtgctatacactggtgcacgttaaagaaccagggttacattatgtctgtgcactatgctccaaaaacctaaaatgacttaCACTCTTAACGGAGCAATTGCCAAATGGGCAAAGCCCGAGTGCgaatataaataagcttacacacacacaaatTAACTGTTATTTACGTGGTAAACAAACCATTAGAATCTAAACAAAATTTGGAAAGAAACATGTGTCGTTAGCAATGTGATATATAAGTAAggttcaatgcgttgtacataACGCTATCAATTGTATGTAGGTGTttcacaattttcttttttcttgcaggTGTTTCATCTGATGCCTAGACTTTTAAGACTATTTTGATATGCTTGATTAAGAAACGCCATTTTGCCATTAATAGTTGGTATCCAGTTCTCTTTATCGACGGATCTCCAAGTTGGTATCAAACTTTGAATTACTTTAGTATCTGTACCCAGATTACAAAGTGCTAACCATTCGGTCACCGATACATACTAATGGTAAGTTTAGAATAAATCTACTTATTACCAAACATCAGGAACTTTGTAACGTCAAGAGTAGATAAGCAGTGTGAAAAACATACAGACTTTAAAATGGACAATTGTTTTGTAATAGCAGTGGTGtctccaggatttgacgttataGGGGGCGCAACTCTGAAGACATTGTGgctatttttttaccaaaatgatgcattttggtGTAAGTATATACATTTGTTCTACCATATGAACATAAAAAGTTCATTTCGAGGGCGCCAACCCCCGCGTCCACCTGGTTCTGCCAATGAACAGATATTGTTGATACATGTACCACTACGAGATATGAACAAAGTACATACCGATATTGAGTAGTGCAAGTACTCGGTATCCGTCACCTGTCCGTCATCTAAACACAGAAACCAATGCATGATTATACTGTATCTACATTCAGTtcttacatacatatatatatatacatatacaacaaGTAGCtaaataactctaaaaatagctgaaaaaCATTATGAACCACACTGGGGTCCGTTTCCTAGGCAGACACCAgaactgtgtcctttttgatgAGAGTCCatgaaagtacccctggtggggaccgaactcacaacctcttgggtgagaggcggacaccttaaccacttgACCTTTCTCGCTcatatgttttgttgaaacCGAAAAAGAACATACAAACAACGAAAAACAAGAAAGGatgaaaatatatcagtttAAGAACATTTGACCACTGACATAAATTTAATAGGCGTTTAATTAGGATTTAATTAGGGAaattcagaacatttttttctttgtacaCCCTTGTTATTCATAACCtataatcatataaaacaaagaaaacgaAAGGGACAAACCCTGTAGCAGGGCAACGTCAGGCCAGGCAATGTCGTACTAGGCcgaacaatgaaaaaaaaacgaaaaaagcAACGTCTAGGCAGTGTCAGACTAGGCCGTACAATGCGAAACAAGGCCGAAATTAGTCACATCCGGCCAGGCAATCTCGGACAAGATAGGACAAGGCCGAGCAATACGAAACAAGGCCGAAAATGGCCACCTCCGGCCAGGCAATGTCGGAGAAGGCCGAACAATGCGAAACAAGGCCGAAAATGGCCACATCCGGCCAGACAATGTTGGACAAGACTTAACAATGCGAAACAAGGCCGAAAATTGCCACATCCGGCCAGGCAATGTTGGACAAGACCTAACAATGCGAAACAAGTACGAAAATGGCTACATCCGGCCAGGCAATCTCGGGAAAGATTTGACATGTTCGAACAATGCCAGACAAGGCCTTAAAATCCAGCGAAAACTAAAGAtgaaattttactttaaatatttatttttttcttcagattcatcaaaggggtcactcataccaactatctagcataaaataacaatgaataaCTGCACTTtaacaaagtcagaaaatctcgaaatgcctATATAGAGGAAAGTGTAACAACTTCAATTTCATCGAAATGTGATGAGTACGAAAAACATGCCAAGAAAAGCACCCAAACGAAAAGTTGCAACAAAAACCTGCAGCCAAGATGCAGATAAACCTTCAATCTTTCAATTGTAACCAGTATTTTCAACTGACCATGCATCTAGTTGAAGCAATTTGATCAAGTTTCTGAAAGTATCCAAAAGAAATCTCAACACAATGTTCCGATCCACAACTTTAAAAACCCAGAATCGTGATAGATATATGGTTTCTCTTAGGCACACGTGTTGAATTGAGTTAAACAtgacaattgtattaaaaaacattttccatCAGCCTATATTGTGCGCGTTTTATTGGATTGCTTAAAATACAaaccaataaaaacattttattttctgtgtCTTACAACACTGCGTTTAATAAGCAACATATGATTGGTTCAAAACTTATGTAGACACGTCGAAAAACacaccattcggaactcctcggccattttccatcggaaacaacctcgaatgcatatggacggtttacaatatcagaaatctttacatttaactacgctacaagaagatcgcgtagtaatttcaatttagcagttaaccTTTATGACTTTAgtctttggaatcttaattatgtatgGAATTATATACACTTTAATGGAAATCCGTTAGAACTTAGTAATAGaaattacacgttaaaacaatagtgttgttgttgttgttgtttttaattttcacgAACTACTTCTAATGTGCCGAATGTGTTCCAAATGAAAACACACGTGTTCGTATATTATATGGTTttaccccgttggctcgaactcgctgggctcgaattcctcgttgcctcgaacttgatgtaaaggaccgagTTCTATATATTACTGAATGTTAGCATTCTCGCTTGGCTTGAAATATCTGAGAATCAACATTATTTCGCCGGTCCCTAGGACTTCGAGCTTACGGGATCGACTGTATTTGTTTACTTACGGTTTTTGTCGACCAGGTGCATGAACTGAAAGAGGAAGTTGTGAGGGAGAAGTCCATCTTTATCCGTGTCGTATACGTCGAAGTATTTCTGGGCGACTGCGGGATCCAAATGAAAGGTCTTGATGTATTCGTCAATGGACACCATCGTGTCATCTACAACAAAAAGGATTTTGTGTAAGAAATGCTTATACTTTAGTACTAGCATCAATGCCACGTGTCATTCTGATAATTGCTTCGATTTAGAATTAAGAAACTTCCATAAATAGCACCCGTCCTTTAAGTACTAGTTACCTTctaagctacactctcacagatttaccgttttgaaaAGTTCTTTATTTCttatcttggaatgagcgaatttattcttaaatgtctgtaaaacagtgatatatgactgctgacaaaatatcagatcgtaggcttaaagcgttactaacgcttcaTGCAAAATGAGctttttggcagttttccaaacagtAAAGGTCTGATATgttgtgagtaatcttatatgactgaattgaaggcattaatACGAAAATTAGCtgattctaaaataaaaaagaaaggtCAAAGTTGTCaatcggtgagagtgcagctttaatgtcacTCGCCCTTTTGAAAATTGATTCggatttggaaaaaatatattacaaagtTATTAACcaataaataatattcttgAACGATAAGATACATTGCCTAGATACAGAAAGTAACCGCTATGTGGTTTAATCttagtttttttatcaatattgaaattaaattgtttatacgTAAAGAAAAGAGACAGAAATTTATATCGGATATTGTTCATAAAACGAACTTATTCCTGTGGTAGCTTCAGCGCTAGCGTTGGACCCAAGGGCCCGTGCCCCACCCCCAGTTGTGCACAAGGGCCCGTGCTCCAGCCCAAGTTATGCACTTGGGTCTGTGCCCGACCCCCAGTTGGACAGCTAATGGACCCTAAagattattttaactttaaattgatACCTCAACAACTAAAACGCTGATAAATATAGATACATAGATGGTGTTTTCATAAGTATGTCAATTTGATAAGATGTATAAATGTCTAATTTCGCATTATTCAATTTTGTCAGAGTCAACGTTAACTAAACACTCGATATGTGTTACAGTTCAATTTTTGCGATCTACATAACAAGACAGCGGACGTACCTCGGCCGCGCTCTATTTTCTGTAGTTCGTCAAAATTGgactcgattgtcattggccccATCCTCGGCGCCCAGTGTTTTATAACCTATATAATTTATATAGGTTATAATGCACTGGGTGCCGAGGATGCATTGGCCCATACAAAACTGCAATCACCAATGGCGGTACAAGAAATACAGTTAAGGATGGACACTAACTGTtaaagattgaacgttttgacaacttttttttaatttttaatcttggaacgagccaatttatgcgaaacattttttttaatgtataataaGTTTAATTCTTACTGTTTAGGTCTTCATACTGCCATCCTCTTTCCATCTCTGACATCTGTAATTATGAATTACATTGAAGGACAGCAATAACCAACAGTATAAGGGCGTTATGTAGGTAAtaattgataaactagttaTGGTTTTATGTCAGTATCACAGCCGCGcgtgaaattaattttaagtgtTAAAAGTGAAATAGATTTTGAACTTAcaccaaattaaaacaatttttcttcctttattctaaaatgtcaaattaattgGCTTTTATTAGAAAATCGTGTGAGTAATGTACAACGCCGTGATGATATTTAGGTGAcgttatttcaaatgttttcaactCGCCAAGCGTTACGTAAAAACTCGACAAGCGTTACGTAAAAACACAACAAGCCTCACATAAAAACTCAACAAGCGTTACATAAAAACGCGGCAATAGTTACGTAAACACTCGGCAAGCATTACGTTATAACAAGGCAAGCGTTAAATAAAAACTCGGCAAGCGTTGCATAAAAACACGGCAAGCGTTACATAAAAAACTCGGCAAGCGTTACATAAAAACTCGGCAAGCGTTACGTAAACACTCGGCAAGCGTTACGTTATAACTCGGCAGGCGTTACGTAAACACTCAGCAAGCGTTACGTAATAACTCGGCAGGCGTTACGTAAAAACTCggaacaaacacaaaaaaatagctCAGGGAAAATAACAGACGTGAAATAACATGAAATTTCACTGAAAGGCATGAAAGAAAACACTTTGAACCATataactattttgaaataaatttattataatggATATAATTTGGTCGAAGCCATAGTCTGGAATGTCAAATTCtcataatacaatgaaattttgggaaaaaaatatgaacaataaatTTAGAGCGCCATGGCGCGAACGCCAACGCTCAcgtgttgtatttgttttgttgttgttttcttcagtATAACAACCAgcattgataattataaaacacaaaGTTATTGTCCTTCCTAAGTTCGCATTGATTCTcttaacaaatattcatttaatattcaggcttaaagctgcactctcacagattgaacgttttggcaacatttttattttttgtcttggaacgagccgattttttttttgcgaaaatgcatggaaaccagttatataagactgctgacaaaaatagatcgcagatttttatattcaagttcaaaaatcgatgttttatgcatttttattcaaccgttagtaacggtttaagccataacacattaattttagaacggaaatatgaaaatctgcgatctgatcttttgtcagcaatcttttaaatcattgattggcagatatttacgccaaaatttgctcattccaaaacaaaaattaaaaaaaaatgtacgaacggaaaatttgtgagagtgcagctttaagtcgcttatttcaataagcctaaaaacatactaaaaatggattttgataaatgagaaATAccttattgtcattattatttagaatattcctacataatttctatttaaactctttaaaaagaaaataatacgCATTTTATAGagcaacaaaaatagtgagattagcttaatcctgttataagagacttaagaagtttcgagaaattggggcctgaacagttttaaagttataagCAAGATTAACGTGTCTTAAAAACGTAACCGACGACGCCGACGACGACAATGATGCCAAGGCTATGGCAATttcttgattgttttacttCGTAATCAGACTTAAATCAGCTTACAATTAAGACTGTGAATCAAATACACATATCActacttatataattatgaagatACCTGTATGATTCCGTCATGATTTGCATCAAGCAGCTTGATCCCTTGGTCAACCAACTCGACCAGTTGATGGTGACTGGGCAATGTTATCTGGCTGTGTGTGGATAACAAAATAGGAAGCCTTAAGGTTACATTCTACCATTAAAACATCTTGAAcctaaatgtaaaatatttacgaGCGAATGCAGAAGCAaattaggggggggggggtagaagTACTTCTAATAAGAATAGTGGCATGTTTTATTCACGTTGTATTCTTCATATAACAACATATTAACGATAATGTTACCAACAGTGTGTTTTGTATACAACGCAAGTAcaatgacgtaatggtgacgtcattccttaaCTGAACGCAGGGCAGGTAAGAGTTAATTCagtgtatatgtgtgtataccacgtgataattaCATAAATGCTACGGAAGAAGGCAACATtagcttaaaatgaagacttaaatcaaggATAATTTTCCTTTTgctaaaccattttaaatgaaacaaagcgagggcagtctatgccgcttaaagagccttGCCTTCGTGTTATTACCGGAGGTGATTactttcatcaaacactttgacaaaccttcttcccaaataatgttttgacagtgctccgtcagaggGCCGTATTGTGCaaaggtttttcgaagtgttttaagaaacttaactctcaatcaaactctggtaaaagaccgaaggcgggtctccgtaagcggcgtagactgcgctatgtttatttttaaatgattaagaaatagtgaagttatcaaagttatctttgtttaaaattttcattcgcaacaaaatgttgccttccgacgtctattttattttatgacgcaatttatcacgtggtatacacacactgtaactCACTTCAGCGTTCGCCGGGTTAAAGTCCAAATACCAAAAGCTCCACCCTTCCATAAAATCTAAGGTTCTCTTCGTTGGATTAGGATCGACAGAACAAAATCGTGAATACCTCAGCCTTTTTAAGTCATTTCATGCAGATTATTGCTTTTTGAGCCCCGTACTGTACAGTTTATAATTGGAGCTTCGGTTTACGGTGACAATCGGTACATAAAGAACTGCGGTTCTACGTTTGTTTGAACCATAATAGCCAAAATAAAACTCTTTAGACATAAATTTAGATatgtatttaacaaaacatttaagaacattatataataaaataacagtttagTTAAAATGTGAAATCATTACTGAAGTAGAAATGTATGACTTACGCATGAACACACGcgaatgttaataaaatgtagaCAAACATTTTGCGAGGATTTATTTTGGATACTGTGCCTCCAGATATGAAGTCAAAGCTGAAATGAGTCTTATCTTTGCCCTGTCTGTTTTTATGTCTACTAATCGACGgatatatgcataaaaagttcAAGTGTGTCTTAATGTTATACTACTTAGAGCCGTTTCACATTCACTCCTGTATTTTGCAAGAGATGATGTCCCAGTTTATAATAGATGTCACATGGTACTACCAGTCCtaatttcaaaatgcatttgcCGAGTTAAAGGGCTGTATCGCACCCCCAAAATTGTCCAATAAACTTTTGGTATGCATATAGGTGAGGGAGAATAAAGAAACACACACCAACATGCAcaatttcagatttaaaatagCGAAATATGTCTTATGGGAGAACTCCCCAAACCCCGCTTCACTAACTCACACTTAAAGCATAGATGAGCTCCAAAGGTGTGGTCCCTTAAACGCCAAATCCTGCACCGCCCCTGAAATATTGTCTTACTTTCGTGGACTTTGTCACATGTCATGGCTAAATGAACGTTTGATGGTATGTTCTagatttcattttgcaaaataaaaattatatctgTTATCGATGTATAATTGGTATTTAGTTCAAAGTTTATTAGACCCGAGGTTGTCCTGCAATCTGGTTGGTGCAAAGTGTTGTCTTGGATACAatcaaatacacaaaacaaaacctTAATTTTGTGGAGAGAACACCACGGTCTGTTTTGAAGAAGAAAACAGAATGTTTGGGTCTTCAAATTTAATAGACTAGTAGAGAAATCGACCATATGTGGTTTAAGCCAAATCCATTGTTTCCATCGTCTAattgtgtgtatgtgcgtgcgcgtgcgtgcgtgtctgtgtgcgtgcgtgtgtgcgtgtgtgcttTATCAAGGCTATGCATGACCAATTTGAGCTCACTGAACGGCTTAGTTGCAGTGCGCGTGCGTGCAAATGCTTTCATATTTCTGGAACATCTTAAATAGATTAAAGATACTTTGTGAATGAATCAtgacatgtatgttttaaaggtgcactctcacagattaaccaattttccaacttttttttattttttgtcttggaattagcaaattcttgcgtaaatatctgctaaccagtgatgaaagactgctggcaaaatatcagatcgcagattttcatatttccattccaaatttaatgttttatggcttaaacggttactaacggtttaagaaaaatgcataaaacatcaattttgggacggaaatatggAAAGCTGCGATGTGATCTtttgtgtgcatttttttatcactagtttgcgaatatttacgcaaaaatttgctcgtttcaagacaaaaagtaagttgtcaaaacgttcaatctgtgagagtgcagctttaatgaaaacaataaactaatTAGTTTCTAACTAGTCATCCGATTCACTCTCCTTGTGTCAGGTTTTAAGTTAATAAAGCCAATGAGGTTATATTCTAAGTCGGTTAAATGActtgaagtaaaatcttaatgactaAGTAGGGCTCGTTCggtacgctcactccgcccattctaaatcatttgtttacttcaggtcatcttacttatacaaaaatactacTTTGACTTAGTAGTTTCCCGCTTATTTGATCAAATCGTGGCCCATTAAAATTGCGTTTGATACTGTCTTGTTTTAGACAAAACGAAAAAGGCATACATGTTCCGTTTGAAGTAATTGTctaatatatcaaacactaaccAGTCAAAGAGTGATTGGCAGTAGGTTCACCAATGATAAGAAACTATTAGGTCATCGACAGTTTAGGTCGTAATTCATGACTTTCATATGTCGGCCGACATTCAGGTTACCAACTTTATTGAAAGATATgcgcacttttactcccaaataagatttaccacaattaatacaaatgttttaaaataccaaaaagggtGAATAAAAGTCGAAAAGACTGGTTCCTATAAAAGACACCGACTTTATGAggcgatagtagatcacagtaattattttagcactcaccaatcatttaataattttaggtGTTCAGCTAtcaaattcacggttacaatcgtgttatcagtaatgtataatgtgcatgtattgattttgaaaaagagtgtcactttaagtttaaAGCCGCAGACACTCCTCAAGATGTTGAGCAAGTTTATAATGTAAATACTTTTGTATTATCTTTATCAAATGAATAAACTGCACTCACGAATTAACGAACCAATGCATTGTCTTACAAATAGGCTTTAATATAACTCTctcataacaataatatatgaTTATGTATTATGTTTCCGTCGTTTTTAAATGTTGGTCCTATATATGTGTATTTGGTTACCGGTATGCACACTGGAATAACCTGTGCAATCACGGGCTTAGGCCAACGGCGGGTCTTGTCTGTCCCATTGGGTGTATGTTGACACTGGTTGCGCAGCGTGATATTACGCGAACGTTGGGTCAACGGTAGAAGAATGCTGCTTGGTTTGTCAGTCTTATGATGCTCGGCGAACTGTGGGCCAACGTTTGGTCAACGGTAAAAGAGTTATATATGGTCTGGTGGCCTTATGGTCCTGGGCTAACGTTGGACAAACGTTGGATCAACGGTGGAAGGGTACTGTATGGTTAAGCGTCCGTATGATGTTGGCCAATAGTGGAGCAACGTTGGGATAACGGTAGAAGGGTATTGTTTGGTTTGAGGGTCCTATGTGCATTGGCCAACGGTAGGTCAACGTTGGGACAACGGTAGACGGGTACTGTATGGTTTGGCGGCCGTATGATGTTGGCCAATGGTGGAGCAACGTTGGGACAACGGTAGAAGGGTAATGTATGGTTTGAGGGTCCTATGGGCATTGACCAACGGTATGCCAAAGTTGGGACAGCGGTAGAAGGGTATTGTTTGGTTTGAGGGTCCTATGTGCATTGGCCAACGGTAGGTCAACGTTGGGACAACGGTAGACGGGTACTGTATGGTTTGGCGGCCGTATGATGTTGGCCAATGGTGGAGCAACGTTGGGACAACGGTAGAAGGGTAATGTATGGTTTGAGGGTCCTATGGGCATTGACCAACGGTATGCCAAAGTTGGGACAACGGTAGAAGGGTACTATATGGTTTGAGGGTCATATGGGCATTGACCAACGGTAGGCCAACTTTGGGACAACGGTAGAGGGGTACTGTTTGGTTTAAGGGTCCTGTGGGCATTGGCCAACGGTAGGCCAACGTTGGGACAACGGTAAAAgatttttgtttggttttaggGTCATATAGGTATTGACCAACGGTATGTCAACGTTGGGACAATGGTAGAAAGGTACTGTTTGGTTTGAGGGTCCTGTGGACATTGACCAACGGTAGGCCAACGTTGGGACTATGGTAGAAGGGTACTGTGTGGTTTAAGGGTCATATGTTCATTGGCCAACGGTAGGCCAACGTTGGTACAATGGTAGAAGGGTACTGTTTGGTTTAAGGGTCATATGGGCATTGACCAACGGTAGGCCAACGTTGGTACAATGGTAGAAAGGTACTGTTTGGTTTGAGGGTCCTATTGGCTTTGGTCAATAGTAGTCCAACGTTGGGACAACGGTAGAAGTGTACTGTTTGGTTTAAGGGTCATATGTTCATTGGCCAACGGTAGGCCAACGTTGGGACAATGGTAGAAGGGTACTGTTTGGTTTAAGGGTCATATGTTCATTGGCCAACGGTAGGCCAACGTTGGGACAACGGTAGAAGGGTACAGTTTGGTTTAAGGGTCATATGTTCATTGACCAACGGTAGGCCAACGTTGGGACAATGGTAGAAGGGTACTGTTTGGTTTGAGGGTCCTATTGGCTTTGGTCAATAGTAGTCCAACGTTGGGACAACGGTAGAAGTGTACTGTTTGGTTTGAGGGTCATATGGGCATTGACCAACGGTAGGCCAACGTTGGGACAATGGTAGAAAGGTACTGTTTGGTTTGAGGGTCCTATTGGCTTTGGTCAATAGTAGTCCAACGTTGGGACAACGGTAGAAGTGTACT encodes:
- the LOC128222931 gene encoding uncharacterized protein LOC128222931, encoding MFVYILLTFACVHAQITLPSHHQLVELVDQGIKLLDANHDGIIQMSEMERGWQYEDLNNDTMVSIDEYIKTFHLDPAVAQKYFDVYDTDKDGLLPHNFLFQFMHLVDKNHDGQVTDTEYLHYSISLAECLFGHGTHGHSANCDH